A segment of the Sanyastnella coralliicola genome:
GCTTGGAACGTCATCCTTCTCGACATCCCCAAAGCGCGCATAGACCTCGTCCACCAACTCAAGGATAAGTACCGTATGTTCCTACTCAGCAACACGAATGCCATTCACGTCGCTGAATTCGAACAGATCATCGATCGACGAATGGGGCTTGATTACTTCAGAGCGGGCTTTGAGAAAGTGCATTACAGTAATGAACTAGGCAAGAAGAAGCCGTATCCAGAAACCTATCTTCACGTTTGCGCACTTCATGGGTTAGATCCAAAGCGCACTCTTTTTGTAGATGACTCGGTACAGCACGTCGAAGGTGCTTTAAAGGCAGGTTTATATTCTTATCATCTAGAACTTCCAGAAGAGGAGTTTACCGAGGTGTTTTCTTACCTCGTTTGACGTTGGCAAAGTAATCAGCCACGCAGGTAAAACGGTTGTGAATCAAGGGTATACAATCACTAATTTGGTGGTGAATCTAAAGCCAGAACGCTGGTAAAGTTTTCGTCGACACCCGTAAAATAGTCCTTGACAATCTCCCACCGAGGCCAGACCTTAGCCTCGGCCGGTGGTGGCGGGGGAGGGAGGGCCCGCAGGGCGTTGTGTGTTGTTATTTGATCATTCGACGGAGGGTTTCCCAAACCACCAATTTGCACGGCTGAGCCCCCTGCTCAATAAACCCAAACAACTCTTCATTCCGCTTACCACTATAAGCTCTCTGCCCTGTATACATCTCCAGATTCTCCGCTGCTAAATCAATCTTCCCTTGACTCAACGCAGCAATATCAGCTCCGTTCGTGAAGTCTAGTGATGAACCATTTGGAATACGCATTTCGATGAGCTTGGCCTCTTCTTCTTCGAAGCGAACCACACGAAGCCGTTTCGGTTCACGTAGCTCTACACATTGGATATTTCCCAATGCCTTCTCCCAAAAGATATCTGAGAACATCTCAATAAGTGTTTCAGCTTTCTCCTTGTCTTTCTTCTTCAGCTCTTCCCACTCATCAGCTGGGATAGAGTTGGCTGCAAGGAACTGGACGAATTCACTTCGGAGCTCTTCTAATTCTTCGAGATGTAGTTTACGATAGCGCATGGCTGCAAAGGTCGGAGGGTTGATTGAAATAAAAAAGCCTCCCGGAATGCGGGAGGCTTTTTGCACGTAGTTTAAAGTCCTATTCACACGGAGTACCGAATACTCCTAGGAAAGTCAGTAGATCAGCTCCGTTGACAATGCCATCGTTGTTGAAGTCTCCAATACAGTCTTCTTGACCTGGACAAAGACCAGCGAATGACTCTGCGTCTCCGCATCCGTCATCATCACTGTCTGGGTCTAGTGGGTTGGTACCGGCTAGATTAATTTCAAGCCCGTCGGTAAGTCCATCGTAGTCTGAATCTTGGAGGTTAGGATCTGTACCATAAACATTGATTTCATCTTCATCAGAAATTCCATCTCCGTCTGTGTCGATTGGTGTTCCTTCACATCCACAATCAGCTTGTACTTGATCATTTTCTGTGTAGACATTTCCATCATCACAGGCATCACCTGGGAAGATCAAACAT
Coding sequences within it:
- a CDS encoding HAD family hydrolase, encoding MSTKQLPNPQDLDAIILDFGGVLFDIDYFAPHRAFQDLGMDNFQEIYSQASQTDLFDRLETGNISNEDFIDALHQYVPEGVTKEQVLHAWNVILLDIPKARIDLVHQLKDKYRMFLLSNTNAIHVAEFEQIIDRRMGLDYFRAGFEKVHYSNELGKKKPYPETYLHVCALHGLDPKRTLFVDDSVQHVEGALKAGLYSYHLELPEEEFTEVFSYLV
- a CDS encoding DUF6495 family protein; translation: MRYRKLHLEELEELRSEFVQFLAANSIPADEWEELKKKDKEKAETLIEMFSDIFWEKALGNIQCVELREPKRLRVVRFEEEEAKLIEMRIPNGSSLDFTNGADIAALSQGKIDLAAENLEMYTGQRAYSGKRNEELFGFIEQGAQPCKLVVWETLRRMIK